The segment GGGCAAATATTATAAGAAAGAGAAGCAGTCACATTACTATAGTATTAGACGAGATGTAAAAGGAGGTGGGTTTTTGGGTCAGAAGGTTAATCCAATAGGTTTTAGGGTGGGTATCTACAAGGAATGGAACTCCAGGTGGTATGGGGAGAAGGATTATGCCAAATTCCTGCATGAGGATCTGAAGATAAGGAAGTTTATAAAGGAAAAACTTAAACACGCAGGGATTTCAAAGATAGGTATAGAAAGAACGGCAAGCAATACCAGGATTATTATACATACTGCCAAACCTGGTATAGTTATAGGGAAAAGGGGTTCTGAAATAGATATATTAAAAAAAGATGTAGGCAGATTTGCAGGCAAGGATATTGATATTGACATACAGGAGGTTAGAAGGCCTGATACAGATGCGCAGCTTGTGGCTGAGAATGTGGCGCTGCAATTGGAAAGAAGGGTTGCGTTCAGGAGGGCCATGAAAAAGGCTGTGACAACAGCCATGAAACTTGGCGCAAAGGGGATAAAGATAATGTGCGCAGGGAGGCTTGGGGGCGCCGAGATTGCAAGAACAGAGTGGTATAGAGATGGAAGGGTGCCGCTTCATACACTTAGAGCAGATATTGACTATGGTTTTACAGAGGCGATGACAACCTATGGAATAATAGGGGTAAAGGCGTGGATATTTAAAGGAGAAATAATGCCGGAAAGTTCGGCAGTCAGCAGTCAGGGATAAGAGGGAAATGGAGCGGAGCTATTTATGTTAATGCCTAAAAGGACAAAATTTAGAAAACAGCAGCGAGGGAAAAGAAGAGGCAAGGCCACAAGAGGCGCTGAGCTTAACTTTGGCGATTATGGTCTTCAGGCCACAGAATGCGGATGGCTTGCAACCAGGGAGATAGAGGCCGCCCGTATTGCAATGACCCGCTTTATAAAGAGAGGCGGCAAGATATGGATAAGGATCTTCCCTGACAAACCTGTTACTAAAAAGCCTGCTGAAACAAGGATGGGCAGCGGCAAGGGCGCGCCTGAAGACTGGGTTGTTGTTATAAAACCGGGCAGGATTATTTATGAAATGGAAGGGGTTCATTCGGATGTGGCAAGAGAGGCCTTCAGACTGGCGGGCCATAAGCTGTCTATTCCTACCAGAATCATTTACAGGGAGGGAGTTGTATGAAGCCTTCAGAAATAAGAGAGATGACTTTGGATGATATTAAGCTTAAGCTTAAAGATGTGTCAAAGGAGCTTTTCAATATAAGGTTTCAGCATGTAACAGGACGGCTTGATAATCCCATGAATATTCCCCTGTTAAAAAAAGATATAGCGAGAATGGAGACAATTATTAAAGAAAAGGGTTTGGAAAAGAGGGTCTAAAATATGGCAAATAATGCAAAGAGGGGACAAAGAAAGGCAAGGATAGGGACTGTTGTAAGCAATAAGATGAACAAGACCGTTATGGTTTTGGTTGAAAGGCTTGTTAAGCAGCCTCTTTACGGAAAGTATGTAAAAAAGAAGACTAAATATATGGCGCATGATGAAAAGGCCGGGTGCAGAGAGGGTGATAAGGTTAAGATTGTAGAGACGCGGCCGCTATCCAAGCTAAAAAGATGGCGGGTAACTCAAATACTTGTCCCTGCAGGCCTGCCTTCGAATGATTTTATCGGGGGTAGTAAGCAGGGATTGGAGAAGACGTAAATGATCCAGATGAGAAGCATACTTAATGTGGCGGATAATTCGGGCGCAAAAAGGATAGCATGTATAGGTGTTATAGGCGCTTCCAACAAGAGGCATGCCGTAATAGGAGATGTTATTACAGCGTCCGTAAAGATGGCGATACCTAATGCCAAGGTAAAAAAGGGGGATAAGGTAAGGGCTGTTGTTGTCCGTACTGTTAAAGAAACAAAGAGGCCGGATGGTTCGTATATAAGATTTGATGAAAATTCTGCTGTTATTATAAATAAAGACAACGAGCCTGTAGGAACCCGTATCTTTGGTCCTGTAGCAAGGGAGCTCAGGGCAAAGAAATTTATGAAAATTGTATCCCTTGCGCCAGAGGTGCTGTAGAAAATTAAGAATTAAGAATTAAAAATTAAGAATTGTTGGAGCAGGTTACAATGCAAACTATCAAGTATAAAATAAAGAAGAACGACCAGGTTATGATAATAAAGGGAAAAGAAAAGGGAAAGACCGGCAGGGTTATAAAGGTTGACCTTCTTAAAGGGCGCATGTTAATTGAAAAGTTGAATATGGTAAAAAGACATGCGAAGCCGTCTCAAAAGCATAAACAAGGCGGCATTATTGAGAAAGAGGCGCCGTTGGCCGTATCAAATGTAATGCTTATATGCGATAAATGCAAAGGCCCTGTCCGTGTTGGAAGAAAGGTCTTGGATGATGGTAAAAAAGTAAGATACTGTAAAAAGTGCGGGGAGGTTTTGGATAAATAATGGCCAGATTAAAGGATATATACAACAAAAGCATAGTGCCTGATATGATGAAGGAGTTTAAGTATAAAAGTGTTATGCAGGTGCCGCGGCTTGAAAAGATTGTATTGAATGTCGGGCTTGGAGAAGCTACGCAGAATGTAAAGGTTGTTGACCATGCGGTGCAGGATATTACCAGTATAACAGGGCAAAAACCGGTAGTGACTATGGCAAAAAAATCTATAGCCTCG is part of the Deltaproteobacteria bacterium genome and harbors:
- the rplP gene encoding 50S ribosomal protein L16, producing the protein MLMPKRTKFRKQQRGKRRGKATRGAELNFGDYGLQATECGWLATREIEAARIAMTRFIKRGGKIWIRIFPDKPVTKKPAETRMGSGKGAPEDWVVVIKPGRIIYEMEGVHSDVAREAFRLAGHKLSIPTRIIYREGVV
- the rpmC gene encoding 50S ribosomal protein L29, giving the protein MKPSEIREMTLDDIKLKLKDVSKELFNIRFQHVTGRLDNPMNIPLLKKDIARMETIIKEKGLEKRV
- the rpsQ gene encoding 30S ribosomal protein S17 yields the protein MANNAKRGQRKARIGTVVSNKMNKTVMVLVERLVKQPLYGKYVKKKTKYMAHDEKAGCREGDKVKIVETRPLSKLKRWRVTQILVPAGLPSNDFIGGSKQGLEKT
- the rplX gene encoding 50S ribosomal protein L24 produces the protein MQTIKYKIKKNDQVMIIKGKEKGKTGRVIKVDLLKGRMLIEKLNMVKRHAKPSQKHKQGGIIEKEAPLAVSNVMLICDKCKGPVRVGRKVLDDGKKVRYCKKCGEVLDK
- the rpsC gene encoding 30S ribosomal protein S3, which produces MGQKVNPIGFRVGIYKEWNSRWYGEKDYAKFLHEDLKIRKFIKEKLKHAGISKIGIERTASNTRIIIHTAKPGIVIGKRGSEIDILKKDVGRFAGKDIDIDIQEVRRPDTDAQLVAENVALQLERRVAFRRAMKKAVTTAMKLGAKGIKIMCAGRLGGAEIARTEWYRDGRVPLHTLRADIDYGFTEAMTTYGIIGVKAWIFKGEIMPESSAVSSQG
- the rplN gene encoding 50S ribosomal protein L14; translation: MIQMRSILNVADNSGAKRIACIGVIGASNKRHAVIGDVITASVKMAIPNAKVKKGDKVRAVVVRTVKETKRPDGSYIRFDENSAVIINKDNEPVGTRIFGPVARELRAKKFMKIVSLAPEVL